A DNA window from Methanophagales archaeon contains the following coding sequences:
- a CDS encoding phenylalanine--tRNA ligase subunit beta produces the protein MPVIRLPYSDLESLTGISIERIKEQMPLMPADVERVESEYMDVEFFPNRPDLFSVEGVARALRQFLEVEPGLVHYEVEKSGIEMVVDPSVRAVRPYIACGVAKDVHLDSNAIESLMQLQEHLHRGIGRNRAKIAIGLHDLKKIKPPFKYLAADPGFAFIPLDYKEEMSLSEILARHPKGVAYGYILKGKDKYPLILDSIGNTLSFPPIINAELTRVTESTTDIFIDVTGMDMNVSIALNIVVSALVERGGRIQSVSIHYPDGDNETPRLEPKKMEISMDDINSLIGIELGEQECKRSCARMGFDAKVIPGGKIELKMPAYRYDIIHTRDIIEDIAIGYGYNRIKPENPTTSVSVIGEEHPVEERKSIIREIMTGLGYFEVITFILTSARKQFELMQRAQDKESGAIKVASPISSELTMLRCSILPNLLEILASNKHRDMPQRIFEVGPVIKDFKEQEHLASLSIHATANFAEVKSVVDAVLKELGHGNGDRDGAVEVVESADDAFLAGRRADIMIDGHKKGVFGEIHPQVLLNFGLDYPVVGFELDVY, from the coding sequence AAGAGCAAATGCCGTTGATGCCCGCAGATGTAGAACGTGTAGAATCGGAGTATATGGATGTGGAGTTCTTCCCTAACCGCCCGGATTTATTCAGTGTGGAAGGTGTCGCTCGGGCGTTAAGGCAATTTCTGGAGGTTGAGCCCGGGTTGGTACATTACGAGGTGGAGAAGTCAGGCATCGAGATGGTTGTAGACCCTTCGGTAAGGGCAGTTCGACCCTATATCGCTTGTGGTGTTGCGAAGGATGTTCATCTTGATTCAAATGCAATAGAATCGTTGATGCAGCTTCAAGAGCATTTGCACCGTGGAATCGGTCGAAACCGAGCGAAGATTGCGATAGGCTTGCATGACCTTAAGAAAATAAAACCACCATTCAAATATCTCGCGGCAGACCCTGGATTCGCTTTTATACCACTTGATTATAAAGAAGAGATGAGCCTGTCAGAGATCTTAGCACGGCATCCAAAAGGTGTTGCATACGGTTATATTCTCAAAGGTAAGGATAAATATCCATTGATTCTGGATTCCATAGGAAATACCCTATCTTTCCCTCCTATTATCAATGCCGAGCTGACAAGGGTGACCGAATCCACCACAGACATATTCATAGATGTTACCGGCATGGATATGAACGTCTCAATCGCCCTTAATATCGTAGTTTCTGCACTCGTTGAACGCGGTGGACGAATCCAATCGGTATCAATACACTACCCGGATGGGGATAATGAAACCCCGCGTTTAGAGCCCAAGAAGATGGAGATATCAATGGACGATATCAACTCGCTTATTGGTATAGAACTGGGGGAACAAGAGTGCAAACGGAGCTGTGCACGGATGGGGTTTGATGCAAAGGTCATTCCCGGCGGCAAGATAGAATTGAAAATGCCTGCCTATCGGTATGATATAATCCATACCCGGGACATAATTGAGGATATAGCCATTGGGTATGGTTATAACAGGATAAAGCCAGAGAATCCCACGACCTCAGTTTCAGTTATAGGCGAGGAGCATCCAGTTGAGGAGCGTAAGAGCATAATAAGAGAGATTATGACCGGATTAGGCTATTTTGAGGTGATTACTTTCATATTGACCTCAGCGAGGAAGCAGTTTGAACTGATGCAGCGAGCACAGGACAAGGAATCTGGTGCTATAAAGGTTGCATCACCTATCAGTAGCGAGCTTACAATGCTACGATGTTCGATATTACCGAATTTGCTCGAAATCCTTGCCTCTAATAAGCATCGGGACATGCCACAGCGTATCTTCGAGGTTGGTCCCGTAATAAAGGACTTCAAGGAGCAAGAGCATCTTGCTTCTCTATCTATACATGCAACTGCTAACTTCGCGGAGGTTAAATCGGTGGTGGATGCAGTGCTGAAGGAGCTGGGTCATGGTAATGGAGATAGAGATGGAGCAGTAGAGGTGGTGGAGTCTGCTGATGATGCCTTCTTAGCAGGCAGACGAGCAGATATAATGATAGATGGCCATAAAAAGGGCGTATTTGGCGAGATACACCCTCAGGTGCTCCTCAATTTCGGGCTGGACTATCCGGTTGTTGGATTTGAACTGGATGTTTACTAA